Genomic segment of Aphelocoma coerulescens isolate FSJ_1873_10779 chromosome 6, UR_Acoe_1.0, whole genome shotgun sequence:
ATGGATACCCCACTCCCATgtccccccctgcaccccacatccctgcagggTCTGCTGGGGTCCCagtcccccacatccccctcggCGCCTCGTGGGTCGGGGTGCCGCCATTGGGGCGGCAGCACCCTGGGGTGGGCGATAAGGGGGGCCCTGCGGGCACTGCCCCCCgccctgccccattcccggcgGGGAGCAGCCGGCGCCGGCGGGACCCGATGGGGGGCCAGGGGGGAACCCAAGCGTCCGGCTCCCGCCCATCCCCTgcacccgccccgctcccggagggagggagcacccagggacccccgcaTCCGGCACCTGCAGAGCGCCAGAGTGGGCTCGAGGGGTGCCCACGCCTGGGTTTGTGGGATCCCGGGTGGGTGCGGCAgtcctggggtgctggggacactccCCTGAGTTACAGGTGCTCCATGCAGGGGGGACCCAGGCATCCagtccctttcccatccctctcACCCTTCGGGGATCCCCAAttccagcccccccaaaacacaaggGTGGGCTCCCGGGAGGGACATGAGGGGCCCAGGGTGCTGGGGACCGCCCCATGCATCATGGGcaatctgtgcctcagtttccctgagcAGTCGGTGGTGGGGAGGCTGGGGGGACTCTGGTGGGGGGCTGGTTCCTGGCCTGCCAGGCGGGGGGACCACGGACAATGACAGGGACAGTGGGTCTCTGTgtgccagggggacagggaccccccccgctGCCGGTTCCCGGCCAGATAATGGGATAATGGGGGCTTTATTGGCGCAGGGGGCTCAGGCacccccccccacacccccagtgTTAACCCTTcccgtgccagggcaggggtagtGGTGGGGCAGACAGTGGGTGCAGacagaggggaaactgaggcacagggaggggagggcttaCTGGGGGTCCCTGGCATGGGGTGTGTGGGGTGTCCCTGATGCTGCATGTGCCAAGGGTCCCTGATGTGAGGCATGCAAGGGGGTCCCTGACTCAGGATTCCTGGAGGATCCCTGATGTGGGGTGTGTGGGAAGGTCCCTGCTACAGGGTGTTCCAGGGGTCCTTGACTTGGGGTGCCCTGAGGGTCCCTGTCATGGGAATCCCTGTCATGGAGCACCCCATGAGTCCCCGCTGCgggggtccctgctctggggtgccctgggggtccctgacctGGGGGTCCCCGCAGGGTACATCCCTAGTTACCTGGGCAAAGATGAACAGTGCGTGGTGTGCGGGGACAAGGCCGCCAGCTACCACTACCGCTGCATCGCCTGTGAGGGCTGCAAGGTGACTTGGGGCAGGGGGCTAGGGgggctcagcagtgctcactgGGTCACTCCCCCATGCCCTCCCCAGGGATTTTTCTGTCGGACCATCCAGAAGAACCTGCACCCCACCTACTCCTGTGTCATCGACAAGATCACCCGCAaccagtgccagctctgctgcttcaagAAGTGCATCTCCGTGGGCATGGCCATGGACCGTGAGttggggggcgtgggggggcTCGGCTGGGGGGCAGGTTGGGGTCCCGACACCCTGGGGCACATTGGGGTAcccggagcagctgcaggaccgGGCTGGTATGTGATGCAGCAGTGGGGTAGAATGCATGAATGGGGGGTCCTAGCTGACTGGGGGGCATCCCAGATGATAGTGGGGGGCTTTTGGGAGGTGGGTTGGGGTCCTGGTGCTATGGGGCAATTTGGgatgcccagagcagccacaggaggaggctggggggggtCACCATGGGGTGctatgctgcagctgtgggatgcATGGATGGGGGGATCCTGGCTGATGTGGGGGGATCCTGGCTGATGCTGGGGGTCCGGCAGTGGTGCTGGATGACTCGAAGCGGGTAGCCAAGCGGAAGCTGATCGAGGAGAACCGGGAgtggcagcagaaggaggagatgATCAAGTCCCTGCAGCAtcgccccagcgccgaggagtgGGAGCTGATCCGCCTTGTGACAGAAGCCCACCACAGCACCAAtgcccagggcagccactgGAAGCAGAAGCGGAAATTCCTGGTGAGGGGATGCAGTGGAGGGACTCTGTCACCATCTCGGTCCCCCACCCTGGCCCCCAGCCCTAGCCAGGATCTGCTGAGCACTCACACACTCAGCACACAcatggtggcagtgccagggtttGGGATGTCACTGGTGTCCTTGGGCAGTCGAGGGGGGTTGGGACATTGCCCAGTGTCCTTGAGCTGGTCACCCCTAAAGGGTTCAGGGGTGAGCAGTGACCGAAGGGGACAGCTGTGCCCGCGGGTGGCCCCGGCCCTGCCATTG
This window contains:
- the LOC138112758 gene encoding thyroid hormone receptor alpha-like, whose product is MEQKPSTLDPLLEPEDTRWLDGKRKRKSSQCLVKSSMSGYIPSYLGKDEQCVVCGDKAASYHYRCIACEGCKGFFCRTIQKNLHPTYSCVIDKITRNQCQLCCFKKCISVGMAMDLVLDDSKRVAKRKLIEENREWQQKEEMIKSLQHRPSAEEWELIRLVTEAHHSTNAQGSHWKQKRKFLVRGCSGGTLSPSRSPTLAPSPSQDLLSTHTLSTHMVAVPGFGMSLVSLGRVTQPHHIPQCHHGKSLSAFNLDDTEVALLQAVLLMSSDLTGLICVEKIEKCQEMYLLAFEHYINYRKHNIPRFWPKLLMKPWRTCAAITGQGSGGAQAAALQEIRDLLPTAETASKCNSQNSLLRP